The following coding sequences lie in one Silene latifolia isolate original U9 population chromosome 5, ASM4854445v1, whole genome shotgun sequence genomic window:
- the LOC141657472 gene encoding putative aquaporin NIP7-1, with product MLEESTSSFDCSLNGKYTSEQSSIDELMGTRDDSMADQYVDRSSTLWCLSSRIKLNDARIVVAEVIGTFMLIFSVFGIMGSMKLVGNQVGLTEYAITAGSSITLIGFTIGRISGAHVNPAVTIAFAVFGHFPWIKVPFYISAQMLGSILATYVGELVFGVKPELVMTIPVNDAISAAFFSELIATFMVTFLAATLAKDEKAVGHLAPFAMGITIILAVLITGPISGGSLNPARSLGPAILSWRFGYSWIYIFAPTAGAIFGVLAVHALCITQTNLNPTLETTTNSIT from the exons ATGTTAGAAGAATCAACATCTTCATTTGATTGCTCACTAAATGGAAAATACACAAGCGAGCAATCTTCCATTGACGAGTTAATGGGAACTCGTGATGATTCTATGGCTGATCAGTATGTGGATCGTAGCTCTACTTTATGGTGTTTATCAAGCAGAATCAAATTAAATGATGCCCGCATT GTAGTAGCAGAAGTGATAGGGACATTTATGTTGATATTTAGTGTATTTGGAATAATGGGGAGCATGAAATTGGTAGGGAACCAAGTAGGTCTAACGGAGTATGCGATCACAGCTGGTTCATCAATTACTCTTATTGGTTTCACTATTGGACGCATTTCGGGAGCACATGTCAATCCTGCCGTCACTATTGCCTTCGCTGTCTTTGGTCATTTTCCATGGATTaag GTACCCTTTTATATAAGTGCACAAATGTTAGGGTCCATATTGGCAACATATGTAGGAGAGCTTGTCTTTGGAGTCAAACCTGAGCTTGTAATGACTATCCCCGTCAATGATGCCATTTCGGCAGCTTTTTTCTCCGAGTTGATTGCTACATTCATGGTCACCTTTCTTGCCGCGACACTTGCAAAAGATGAAAAGGCA GTGGGTCATTTGGCTCCTTTTGCAATGGGAATTACCATCATTCTTGCTGTTTTGATTACTGG ACCGATTTCTGGAGGATCTTTGAATCCAGCAAGATCATTAGGACCAGCAATTCTTTCTTGGAGATTTGGGTACTCATGGATCTATATATTTGCTCCTACAGCTGGTGCAATTTTCGGTGTTTTAGCAGTCCATGCTTTGTGTATTACACAAACGAACCTAAATCCTACTTTAGAAACGACAACAAACTCTATAACATAA